A stretch of the Aegilops tauschii subsp. strangulata cultivar AL8/78 chromosome 4, Aet v6.0, whole genome shotgun sequence genome encodes the following:
- the LOC109780256 gene encoding receptor-like protein kinase HERK 1 has translation MPPVLDMLVRLLVASVLLGAASGAFTPADNYLVLCGTSASATVAAGRTFVGDARLPAKSLAAPQSVEANTSRTAVVPSGESELYRSARVFTAPASYTFAVKQPGRHFVRLHFFPFPYRSYDMVADAAFNVSVQGAVLVNGYTPKNGTAELREFSVNVTGDTLVIAFAPTGKLAFVNAIEVVSVPDELIADMARMVDGAVQYTGLSTQALETIHRINMGVPKITPGNDTLGRTWLPDQSFQVNTDLAQHKDAKPLTIKYDEKSALSSAYTAPAEVYATATRLSTAGETSTINVQFNISWRFDAPAGSDYLLRFHWCDIVSKAAMGMAFNVYVGGAVVLDNYEISRDTFNRLSIPVYKDFLLGAKDAKGAITVSIGSSTEDNALPDGFLNGLEIMSIVGSAGAGAAATSPRSSKVKIGIIAGSAVCGATLVMVLGFIAFKMLRGREPEKKKPADAWSPFSASALGSRSRSRSFSKSNGNTVLLGQNGAGAGYRIPFAALQEATGGFDEGMVIGEGGFGKVYKGTMRDETVVAVKRGNRRTQQGLHEFHTEIEMLSRLRHRHLVSLIGYCDERGEMILVYEYMAMGTLRSHLYGAGLPPLSWEQRLEACIGAARGLHYLHTGSAKAIIHRDVKSANILLDESFMAKVADFGLSKNGPELDKTHVSTKVKGSFGYLDPEYFRRQMLTEKSDVYSFGVVLLEALCARTVIDPTLPREMVSLAEWATPCLRNGQLDQIVDQRIAGTIRPGSLKKLADTAEKCLAEYGVERPTMGDVLWCLEFALQLQVGSSDSSDVDTMLPPAPPVPVKTPEVQRSLSAATVATDAAAMTTNLGDLDGMSLSGVFSNMIKSDERQRLILQDEYKQNRYVNKAETKIHKPGGVTAFRAE, from the exons ATGCCGCCGGTTCTTGACATGCTCGTGCGGCTCCTCGTCGCGTCCGTGCTGCTCGGCGCAGCCAGTGGCGCGTTTACCCCCGCGGACAACTACCTCGTCCTCTGCGGCACGTCGGCgagcgccaccgtcgccgccggaCGGACGTTCGTCGGGGACGCGCGTCTGCCGGCCAAGTCGCTGGCCGCGCCGCAGAGCGTCGAGGCCAACACATCGCGGACCGCGGTCGTCCCGTCCGGCGAGTCGGAGCTGTATCGGTCCGCACGCGTGTTCACCGCGCCAGCTTCCTACACGTTCGCCGTCAAGCAGCCCGGCCGGCACTTCGTGCGCCTTCACTTCTTCCCCTTCCCCTACAGGTCTTACGACATGGTGGCGGACGCCGCGTTCAACGTGTCCGTGCAGGGCGCGGTGCTCGTCAACGGGTACACGCCCAAGAACGGCACAGCGGAGCTCAGGGAGTTCTCCGTGAACGTCACCGGGGACACGCTGGTGATCGCGTTCGCGCCGACGGGGAAGCTCGCGTTCGTGAACGCCATCGAGGTCGTGTCGGTCCCCGACGAGCTCATCGCCGACATGGCCAGGAtggtggacggcgccgtccagtaCACCGGGCTGTCGACGCAGGCGCTGGAGACGATCCACAGGATCAACATGGGCGTTCCCAAGATCACGCCCGGCAACGACACGCTGGGGAGGACGTGGTTGCCGGACCAGAGCTTCCAGGTCAACACCGACCTAGCGCAGCACAAAGACGCCAAGCCCCTGACGATCAAATACGACGAGAAATCGGCACTCTCGTCCGCGTACACGGCGCCGGCGGAGGTCTacgcgacggcgacgaggctgagcACGGCGGGCGAGACCAGCACCATCAACGTGCAGTTCAACATCAGCTGGAGGTTCGACGCCCCGGCCGGGTCGGATTACCTGCTCCGGTTCCACTGGTGCGACATCGTCAGCAAGGCAGCCATGGGAATGGCCTTCAACGTCTACGTCGGCGGGGCGGTGGTGCTCGACAACTACGAGATTTCGCGTGACACGTTCAACCGGCTATCCATACCGGTGTACAAGGACTTCCTCCTGGGCGCCAAGGACGCCAAGGGCGCCATCACCGTGAGCATCGGGTCGTCCACCGAGGACAACGCGTTGCCTGACGGCTTCCTCAACGGCCTCGAGATCATGAGTATAGTCGGgagcgccggcgccggcgctgcCGCCACGTCCCCGCGCAGTTCAAAGGTCAAAATCGGGATCATCGCCGGCTCGGCCGTCTGCGGGGCCACGCTGGTGATGGTGCTCGGGTTCATCGCCTTCAAGATGCTGCGCGGGAGGGAGCCGGAGAAGAAGAAGCCGGCCGACGCCTGGTCGCCGTTCTCGGCGAGCGCGCTGGGCTCTCGCTCGCGCTCCCGGAGCTTCTCCAAGAGCAACGGGAACACCGTCCTGCTCGGGCAGAACGGCGCCGGCGCCGGGTACAGGATCCCGTTCGCGGCGCTCCAGGAGGCGACCGGCGGGTTCGACGAGGGGATGGTCATCGGCGAGGGCGGGTTCGGGAAGGTGTACAAGGGCACGATGCGCGACGAGACGGTGGTGGCCGTGAAGCGCGGCAACCGGCGGACGCAGCAGGGGCTGCACGAGTTCCACACGGAGATCGAGATGCTGTCCCGGCTGCGCCACCGGCACCTGGTCTCGCTCATCGGCTACTGCGACGAGCGCGGCGAGATGATCCTCGTGTACGAGTACATGGCCATGGGCACGCTGCGGAGCCACCTCTACGGCGCCGGCCTCCCGCCCCTGTCGTGGGAGCAGAGGCTGGAGGCCTGCATCGGCGCCGCGCGGGGGCTGCACTACCTCCACACCGGCTCCGCCAAGGCCATCATCCACCGGGACGTCAAGTCGGCCAACATCCTCCTCGACGAGAGCTTCATGGCCAAGGTGGCCGACTTCGGGCTGTCCAAGAACGGGCCGGAGCTGGACAAGACGCACGTGAGCACCAAGGTGAAGGGCAGCTTCGGGTACCTGGACCCGGAGTACTTCCGGCGGCAGATGCTGACGGAGAAGTCGGACGTTTACTCCTTCGGCGTGGTCCTGCTGGAGGCGCTCTGCGCCCGCACCGTCATCGACCCGACGCTGCCGCGGGAGATGGTGAGCCTGGCGGAGTGGGCGACGCCGTGTCTCAGAAACGGCCAgctcgaccagatcgtcgaccaGAGGATCGCCGGGACGATACGGCCGGGGTcgctcaagaagctcgcggacacGGCCGAGAAGTGCCTCGCCGAGTACGGGGTGGAGCGGCCCACCATGGGGGACGTGCTCTGGTGCCTCGAGTTCGCGCTGCAGCTGCAGGTGGGGTCGTCAGACAGCTCGGACGTCGACACCATGttgccgccggcgccgcccgtgCCCGTGAAAACGCCTGAGGTTCAGCGTAGCCTGTCCGCCGCTACCGTGGCGACTGACGCTGCTGCCATGACCACCAACTTGGGTGACCTAGACGGAATGTCCCTGAGCGGAGTATTCTCGAACATGATCAAGAGCGACGAG AGGCAGCGGCTTATACTCCAGGATGAGTATAAGCAGAATCGCTATGTGAACAAGGCCGAGACAAAAATACATAAACCAGGAGGTGTCACTGCATTCAGAGCAGAATAA
- the LOC109780255 gene encoding calcium-transporting ATPase 1, endoplasmic reticulum-type — MGKGGQDEAARPDGSGSPGADPDVPVFPFWARTPSDCLAELGVSADRGLSSDDAAARLHKYGPNELERHAPPSLWKLVLEQFNDTLVRILLAAAVVSFVLALYDGAEGGEVRATAFVEPLVIFLILIVNAVVGVWQESNAEKALEALKEIQSEHATVKRDGRWKHGLPARDLVIGDIVELRVGDKVPADMRVLQLISSTLRVEQGSLTGETSSVNKTSHKIHLEDTDIQGKECMVFAGTTIVNGSAVCVVTGTGMATEIGKIHSQIQEASQEEDDTPLKKKLNEFGEALTAIIGVICILVWLINVKYFLTWEYVDGWPTNFKFSFEKCTYYFEIAVALAVAAIPEGLPAVITTCLALGTRKMAQKNALVRKLPSVETLGCTTVICSDKTGTLTTNQMSAVRLVAIGRWPDTLRNFKVDGTTYDPSDGKIHDWPTLNMDDNLQMIAKIAALCNDASIAHSEHQYVATGMPTEAALKVLVEKMGLPGGYTPSLDSSDLLRCCQWWNNDAKRVGTLEFDRTRKSMGVIVKKAETGKNLLLVKGAVENLLERSAYIQLLDGSVVLLDEGAKALVLSTLREMSGSALRCLGFAYKEDLAEFATYDGEEHPAHKYLLDPAYYSSIENNLIFCGFVGLRDPPREEVHKAIEDCRAAGIRVMVITGDNKETAEAICREIGVFGPSENISSMSFAGKEFMALPDKKKILRQTGGLLFSRAEPKHKQEIVRLLKEDGEVVAMTGDGVNDAPALKLADIGIAMGITGTEVAKEASDMVLADDNFSTIVSAVGEGRSIYNNMKAFIRYMISSNIGEVASIFLTSALGIPEGLIPVQLLWVNLVTDGPPATALGFNPPDKDIMKKPPRRSDDSLITPWILFRYMVIGLYVGIATVGIFIIWYTHGSFLGIDLASDGHTLVSYSQLSNWGQCPSWEGFNVSSFTAGARTFNFDENPCDYFQGGKIKATTLSLSVLVSIEMFNSLNALSEDGSLLSMPPWVNPWLLLAMSVSFGLHFLILYVPFLTQIFGIVPLSFNEWLLVVAVAFPVVLIDEVLKFVGRCLTARARKQLGKRKEE, encoded by the exons ATGGGCAAGGGCGGGCAGGACGAGGCCGCGCGGCCGGATGGATCCGGTTCCCCCGGGGCCGACCCCGACGTGCCCGTCTTCCCCTTCTGGGCGCGCACCCCGAGCGACTGCCTGGCGGAGCTCGGCGTCTCGGCGGACCGCGGCCTCAGCTCCGAcgacgcggcggcgcggctgcaCAAGTACGGGCCCAACGAGCTGGAGCGCCACGCGCCGCCGTCCCTGTGGAAGCTGGTGCTCGAGCAGTTCAACGACACGCTCGTCCGcatcctcctcgccgccgccgtcgtctccttCGTGCTCGCGCTCTACGACGGCGCCGAGGGCGGCGAGGTCAGGGCCACCGCCTTCGTCGAGCCGCTCGTCATCTTCCTCATCCTCATCGTCAACGCCGTCGTCGGGGTCTGGCAGGAGAGCAACGCCGAGAAGGCGCTCGAGGCGCTCAAGGAGATCCAGTCCGAGCACGCCACCGTCAAGCGCGACGGCCGCTGGAAGCATGGGCTCCCTGCGcgcgacctcgtcatcggagacATCGTCGAGCTCCGCGTGGGCGACAAGGTCCCCGCCGACATGCGTGTGCTCCAGCTTATCAGCTCTACCCTCCGTGTTGAGCAGGGATCCCTCACTGGCGAGACCTCTTCGGTTAACAAGACCAGCCACAAGATTCATCTCGAGGACACAGATATCCAGGGGAAGGAGTGCATGGTCTTTGCTGGCACCACCATTGTCAACGGCAGTGCCGTCTGTGTGGTGACTGGAACTGGCATGgccactgaaataggcaagatcCATTCGCAGATCCAGGAGGCATCGCAGGAGGAGGATGACACACCGCTGAAAAAGAAGCTCAATGAGTTCGGTGAGGCGCTGACTGCCATTATTGGAGTGATATGTATCTTGGTTTGGCTCATTAACGTCAAGTATTTCCTCACCTGGGAGTATGTGGATGGCTGGCCGACGAATTTTAAGTTCTCATTCGAGAAGTGCACATATTACTTTGAGATTGCAGTGGCACTGGCTGTTGCTGCAATTCCAGAGGGCCTGCCTGCTGTGATCACCACATGCTTGGCACTAGGCACCAGGAAGATGGCTCAGAAGAATGCACTCGTGAGAAAGTTACCCAGTGTTGAGACATTAGGTTGCACAACAGTGATTTGCTCTGATAAGACAGGAACTCTGACCACCAACCAGATGTCAGCGGTGAGGCTTGTGGCAATTGGGAGGTGGCCCGATACACTTAGGAACTTTAAGGTTGATGGTACCACTTATGATCCAAGTGATGGCAAGATACATGACTGGCCAACTTTGAACATGGATGATAACCTCCAGATGATTGCGAAGATAGCTGCACTCTGCAATGATGCAAGTATTGCACACTCTGAGCATCAATATGTTGCTACTGGGATGCCCACAGAGGCTGCATTGAAG GTTTTGGTCGAGAAAATGGGGCTCCCTGGTGGATATACTCCATCTCTGGATTCATCTGATTTGCTAA GGTGCTGTCAATGGTGGAACAACGATGCTAAAAGAGTAGGGACACTGGAATTTGATCGCACTAGAAAATCAATGGGAGTTATTGTGAAAAAAGCAGAGACTGGAAAGAATTTGCTGCTTGTGAAG GGAGCAGTAGAAAATTTGCTAGagagaagtgcctatattcagtTGCTCGATGGATCAGTTGTGCTCTTGGATGAGGGTGCCAAGGCACTCGTATTGTCAACACTTCGTGAAATGTCTGGCAGTGCATTGCGCTGTTTGGGCTTTGCAtacaaggaagatctggcagaaTTTGCAACATATGATGGAGAAGAGCATCCCGCTCACAAATATCTACTTGATCCTGCATACTACTCTTCCATAGAGAATAATCTGATATTCTGTGGTTTTGTTGGTCTAAGG GATCCTCCACGAGAAGAAGTCCACAAAGCAATTGAAGATTGCAGGGCTGCTGGTATACGTGTTATGGTGATAACAGGTGATAACAAAGAAACAGCAGAGGCAATATGCCGTGAGATTGGGGTTTTTGGTCCCAGTGAAaacattagctcaatgagctttGCAGGGAAGGAATTTATGGCTCTTCCTGATAAAAAGAAGATTTTGAGGCAAACAGGTGGCCTTCTCTTCTCAAGAGCAGAGCCAAAACATAAGCAGGAAATTGTTAGGCTGCTCAAAGAAGATGGTGAAGTTGTTGCAATGACTGGTGATGGAGTGAATGATGCGCCGGCTCTGAAATTAGCTGATATTGGAATCGCGATGGGCATTACAGGGACTGAG GTTGCAAAAGAAGCTTCAGATATGGTGCTTGCAGATGATAACTTCAGTACAATTGTCTCAGCTGTTGGTGAAGGAAGGTCCATTTACAACAACATGAAGGCTTTTATAAG ATATATGATATCTTCGAACATTGGAGAAGTTGCCTCCATATTCCTCACGTCGGCTTTAGGTATCCCAGAAGGCCTCATTCCAGTACAACTTCTGTGGGTCAATCTTGTTACGGATGGCCCTCCTGCAACAGCTTTGGGATTCAATCCACCAGATAAGGATATCATGAAGAAACCTCCTAGAAGAAGTGATGATTCATTAATCACTCCTTGGATCCTGTTCCGCTACATG GTTATTGGGCTGTATGTTGGGATTGCAACGGTTGGAATCTTTATCATCTGGTACACTCACGGCTCTTTCCTGGGAATTGATCTGGCTAGTGATGGTCACACTCTTGTTTCATACTCCCAGCTCTCAAACTGGGGCCAGTGCCCCTCATGGGAGGGTTTCAACGTGTCATCATTCACAGCAGGGGCAAGGACATTCAATTTTGATGAGAACCCTTGCGATTACTTCCAGGGTGGCAAAATAAAAGCAACAACCCTCTCCCTGTCTGTCTTGGTGTCCATTGAGATGTTCAACTCACTGAATGCCCTGTCTGAGGATGGCAGCCTTCTGAGCATGCCTCCATGGGTTAACCCCTGGCTTCTTCTGGCAATGTCGGTGTCATTTGGGCTTCATTTTTTGATCCTCTACGTGCCTTTCCTTACCCAAATCTTCGGGATTGTGCCCCTCAGTTTCAACGAATGGCTTTTGGTCGTAGCAGTTGCATTCCCAGTGGTTCTCATCGATGAGGTTCTTAAGTTTGTGGGGCGGTGCTTGACAGCTCGGGCCAGAAAGCAATTAGGAAAGCGGAAGGAAGAGTAG